The genomic window tttgttttacgaCATGCCAAACAGTTCacaaagaaaaaaacaagaaCCACCAAATCCGCATATATTTCTACCACATACATCCGTGCCGGATAAATGCCTACCCTTGATACGGCGTCACACCAGTTTTGAACCGGCTGTAGGACGTTATGAGACACGCATAATTAAGCATTGTCCTTGTGCACAAAAAATAATAACGGTTGGCCTTAATTTTGCAATTGATCGTGAGAAACGTCGTAAATTTCGTCGTTTaccttataaaaaaataaaatcacacATACATTGCTATCCCGATTGGGATCATGTTGTTGGCAAGGGACATTGTCATCTCTTTCGTATACCCGGTGTCAAACCAAATAAAAGAATGCGTGCTGCGCGCATAGATCTAGCTGGTAAGACGGTCAACCTTTATCCCGACTCAAAATATATTAATATGATTAACTCACCACGACGTGAGGGTATTTCGTTACGTCGCACCATCGCCAAATTACGACGTCGTACAATACGTATACGTTTCAATTGTATAACAAAACGTGTAATACGTCGTCAGTTgcgtattaataaaaaaattgtatttaatagtGGTAGCGAGCGTTTTCCGGAATTAGATTATCGTCCAGTTATATTAAATGCAACACAATTGGAAGAGCTAAAGAATCGTTTACCACCCGAACGTCAATTGCGTGATCATCCAATAATGCGTAAAAAAGCAAGTCAAATAAGTTCGCATTTGCTTGAGGCCCCTGAACATATGCGTCCAGCTTATGTGCCTACATTGCGTAAgagatttttcaaatttctaCCATTACCCGGCCCGAAGGTATTGATTACGGAGCAGGAATTGCGTCCTGGATCGATATGTGATCCTGAAAAAGAATTTTTCTATAATAAACCAGTGAATGCTGAGCGTTTTTTTAAAGGTTCAAGACCTCTTGAATTTAAGCAGGATGGTGGAGAGAGTGAAATTGCCAGTAATGTAGCGTTAGCTGTTTCGGAAGTTTAGACGAAATtcgcaagtattttttttttgtgcgggCTAGAAAACTATAATCACGGATACATACATTCGTACGTTTACGCAGCTCGGTATGTAgctaattgaaataaaatattgtttaaaattaCAAGCTCTTTGAATTTATAATTCAAAATTCTTTTCAGTGAATATGTGTGAAATAAAAGTTGATAAAATGCTGCAAATATGCTTACGCCTAAAAATATGCTATATAAATAATGTTTTTACAAAAAGAATACTCATGAAATACCCAAAAATATGCTACAAAATGTAAAATAACTACAGAGGGACTCATTATCCCTGAAGAAATAAATAAGAGCATagtatcgcacacctagatcaaaatTGAGTTAActaaaaaatctgaaatttcggcAATATGAGTACCAGCGGGCACCAATTCAATACCTACCGAAATATGTACTCGATTCTTAATTTCCTCCATTACTTAAGGAGAAAACgatttgtaaaaaattaaaactgCATTGACACATAAGGGTGTCAGTTTTTTCCGTTTTCTGAACAATGCAGTTTTTGAGTTGAACGCTGTTTTGATCAAGATGTGCGATATGAAAAATCGTGGAAAAAATGTTCGGCACGGCATCGAACTTAGAAGGATTTTAAGAAATAGGTAAAATACTTGTCCGATAACCTGCATGGATTATACgatacttatatgtatgtatgtattgtccTAAGTATATATACCCTGTAAAAAATCGTGTGATAAATCCCTAAAGAGCGGTCTgcaattgatctcttttgtccacattggggtatagctgatcccctatagtcccttttgggtatatttggcatcagtcggtttaaaattgaaaaaaaaaaacaacgaaatgaataaaataaaaaagttaaatttgattgaatagcattatttaaataaaatgctaggaccatatgttccattatcgcaatatttgttttgtttttattattctacaacacaAACACGAAAAAAATAAGAATACTGTATTAGAGTACATagaggggtacaaagaggaagtgtcgaacagtatAGAAAAGATCTGTGCTACAATACCCGTAGGGGCATaaagtccgacactacccgttcaggcataaacataTCCAATCGGTCTCTCCAtagctcaaacaaaagggaccacTCAAACCCATATAAAGAGGTCAGAAatggctatagtcgcatactcctttacGACTCATCCCAGATTCGTCCCAGACAAGTCGCATATTTGCAGTGTAGTAACAAAAGGATTGTTCCATTTTCTCGGCAATCCAGCCAATAGCTTACAAGTGAGCTACCTAAAAATTCATCGGCGAATTCATTTATTTCTCTTATGTTTTCTTAATGTTACGAtctgtgcgccacctagcggtattTTCTTTCGCATATGTTGGTGTTTAAGTATCTACTAGAGTGTGGCGATTACATTTAGTTATATCACGGAACCAATAAGCACATTTTTCAAAAGGAAATCAGGTCGCTTACATTGTTCACCCGTTCAATCTCATTTTTGCTTCTGAATCGACACATATCCATTATTCatcaaaaacaaaacaagtaaggaaggctaagttcgggtgtaaccgaacattacatactcagttgagagctatggagacaaaataaggaaaatcaccatgtaggaaaattaacctagggtaaccctgaatgtggttgtatgacatgtgtatcaaatggaaggtattaaagagtattttaagagagtaggccatagttctatggatggacgccatttagggatatcgccataaaggtggaccagggctgactctagaatttgtttgtacgatatgggtattaaatgaaggtgttactgagcattttaagagggagtgggccttaggtctatcggtggacgccttttcgagatatcgccattaaggtggaccaggggtgactctagaatatgtttgtacgatatgggtatcaaatgaaagctgttaatgagtattttgaaaaggagtgatccttagttctataggtggacgccgtttcgagatatcgccataaaggtggaccaggggtgtctctagaatgtgtttgtacgatatgggaatcaaatgaaaggtggtaatgagtattttaaaagggaatgggctttagttctataggtgaacgccttttcgagatatcgccattagggtgggccaggggtgactctagaatgtttgtacgatatgggtatcaaacgaaaagtgttactgagcattttaagagggagtgggcattaggtctataggtggacgccttttcgagatatcgccattagggcgggccaggggtgactctagaatgtttgtacgatatgggtatcaaacgaaaagtgttactgaccattttaagagggagtgggcattaggtctataggtggacgccttttcgagatatcgccattagggtgggccaggggtgactctagaatgtttgtacgatatgggtatcaaacgaaaagtgttactgagcattttaagagggagtgggcattaggtctataggtggacgccttttcgagatatcgccattagggtgggccaggggtgactctagaatgtttgtacgatatgggtatcaaacgaaaagtgttactgagcattttaagagggagtgggcattaggtctatatgtggacgccttttcgaaatgtcgccattagggtgggccaggggtgactctagaatgtgtttgtatgatatgggtatcaaatgaaagatggtaatgaatattttaaaagggagtaatccttagttctataggtggacgccttttcgagatatcgccataaaggtggatcaagggtgactctagaatgtttgtacgatatgggtatcaaacgaaaggtgttactgagcattttaagagggagttggcatgagttctataggtgtacgccttttcgagatatcgtcattaggatgggccagggtgactctagaatgtgtttgtacgatatgggtatcaaacgaaaggtgttactgagcattttaagagggagtgggcattaggtctataggtggacgccttttcgagatatcgccattagtgtgggccaggggtgactctagaatgtttgtacgatatgggtatcaaacgaaaggtgttactgagtattttaagagggagtgggcattaggtctataggtggacgccttttcgagatatcgccattagggtgggccaggggtgactctagaatgtgttcgtacgatatgggtatcaaatgaaaggtggtaatgagtattttaaaagggagtaatccttagttctataggtggactccttttcgagatatcgccataaaggtggaccaatggtgactctagaatgtttgtacgatatgggtatcaaacgaaaggttttactgagcattttaagagggagtgggcattaggtctataggtggacgccttttcgagatatcgccattagggtgggccagggtgactcttgaatgtgtttgtacgatatgggtatcaaacgaaaggtggtaatgagtattttaaaagggagtaacccttagttctataggtggacgccttttcgagacatcgccataaaggtggaccaagggtgactctagaatgtttgtacgatatgggtatcaaacgaaaggcgttactgagcattttaagagggagtgggcattaggtctataggtggacgccttttcgagatatcgccattagggagggccaggggtgactctagaatgtgttcgtacgatatgggtatcaaatgaaaggtggtaatgagtattttaaaagggagtaatccttagttctataggtggacgccttttcgagatatcgccataaaggtggaccaagggtgactagaatatttgtacgataaaggtgttactgagcattttaagagagagtgggcattaggtctataggtggacgccttttcgagatatcgccattagggtgggccaggggtgactttagaatgtttgtacgatatgggtatcaaacgaaaggtgttactgagcattttaagagggagtggacattaggtctattggtggacgcctgttcgagatatcgtcattagggtgggccagggtgactctagaatgtgtttgtacgatatgggtatcaaacgaaaggtgttactgagcattttaagagggagttggcatgagttctataggtgtacgccttttcgagatatcgtcattagggtgggccagggtgactctagaatgtgtt from Eurosta solidaginis isolate ZX-2024a chromosome 3, ASM4086904v1, whole genome shotgun sequence includes these protein-coding regions:
- the LOC137246357 gene encoding uncharacterized protein, with amino-acid sequence MTSKTCEMRLHIVDTPLNLPLFMAGRTRFRRDQDQFQKLPSYIFKKKTFFTKHCSETKEIETRTEKDLKQLVGIYPPTPERCVNLRVTKLSRDLSEDKPWHLGPATYGILNDPFASKRGNLGSYWRKRRRVERKDRAKENATKGHWKFYDLPSGIEHLLGPLHRHKGVFLTNARDRKATARCMVSEPTTAYHNPADPSPAHYDPKIHEIANNVSQRKKQEPPNPHIFLPHTSVPDKCLPLIRRHTSFEPAVGRYETRIIKHCPCAQKIITVGLNFAIDREKRRKFRRLPYKKIKSHIHCYPDWDHVVGKGHCHLFRIPGVKPNKRMRAARIDLAGKTVNLYPDSKYINMINSPRREGISLRRTIAKLRRRTIRIRFNCITKRVIRRQLRINKKIVFNSGSERFPELDYRPVILNATQLEELKNRLPPERQLRDHPIMRKKASQISSHLLEAPEHMRPAYVPTLRKRFFKFLPLPGPKVLITEQELRPGSICDPEKEFFYNKPVNAERFFKGSRPLEFKQDGGESEIASNVALAVSEV